CGTGATCATGGGAACAGAATAGCATTATAATAGAAGAAATAAAAAGCAGCGCTGGACCGGCGCTGCTTTTTTTTGTTGCCTGATGCGGCAACGTTGTACGCCTTGTCTATAAGGCAAGTGGCGGGAAAGTTCATTAATAGTGAAGCTATCTGCCGTAAAAAGTGCCGTATCCAGGCGGAAAGCTGGATTAATGAGCTTCTCCGCCTTATTCGCACGGTGAGCCTCATAAATAGTGAAGTTGGCCTCACTGTTGCCCAGTGATTGTCCAGCTGTGGAGCACTATAGAGCGGAAAGCCTCATAAATAATGAGTCTAGGCTCATTATTGCATCCCATTTGCTAGGCTGCGTGGGGCCAAAAAGAGACCACCCTCATCATTTGCTAGAGTGGTCTCAAGTTTATTGCGTTTAAATGGCAGTTGCCGACAACGAAATGCCGGCAAACAAAGAAGTCCAGGCTTTATTGAGCCTGGACTTCTTTGTTTGCGGCTAATTATCTAAAAAATAAAAAGTGCGTCGGAAGCTTTCTAAGCTGTCCGTCGGAAGGCTTGTTAATAACGCGTCCGTTCCAGATCATCGACGAGGAGCCGCCGCCGTCCAGGTTGTAGCCGTCAACGGCGCCTAACCGCTGCAGCAGAATCTGCATCTCGGCCAGCGTTGCGCCGGAGCTGCCGCCTTCGTTGCGGCCGTCCGCTACGATGATAAGCAGCTGCCCGTCCTTGTAGTTGGCAATAACGGTGCGGGGCGCGCGCGTTGGACTGCTCTGCCACTTGCTTGGTATCGTTGTTGGACTGCCGTTTTTCAGAAGCACGGGAACAAACGACGCGCCAAATTTGACGTTTAGATTATCTAGCTGCTGCTTGCTTGTAAATTTACCGCCAACCAGCTTGTTGCTGGCGTTAAGACCAACAAAGAACAAATCTGCACGGGTTGGCTCGAAGCCTTCTACATAATCGCCGTTCAAAATGGTTGTGCTGAGCGGATACCGCTTGCCTCCGCCATCGGCAAAGCCGCCTGCATTAACGCCGGCCACGGCGCCGTATCGTTGTACGGCGGCCAGCGTTGTTTCGGCACCGCCTACCTTATCGTTGCCGAGCACCATTTTCATCGCGTCGCCTGACTTGAGCTTAATCTTCATCGCGTAGCTTTGGAAGTTGTCGGCCTTTATGTAGAATAACTGCGCGGTCAGCTTGTCCGAGCTGATCGTCCCCGAAGGAGATCCAAGCCGTCCGGTAATGATCCTGTCGTAAATCACTAACGGGCGGTTAGCCTGGGTGGTAGCCGTATTAACGATCTGTTTCATATCGGCGTTTGTCTGGTTATACAGCTTTAGCTGCTTTTTAATAGAGGCGCTTGTCGCTGTTGCGGTCTGATGGGCCTGGTCGAGTCCGCTGGCGACGGATTTCGTATGGTCTGCGGCAGCCTCTTGCTGAGTGCCGGCCTCCGGGAAATCCGGAAGGACAATGGAAATATTCGTAACCATAAGCCATAACAACATCGCGACAAACGGTGTGCAGGCCAGCAGCATCGTTCGGTTCAGCGCTCGGATGGATAAAGTCATTTGAGCACATCCAGATTTTTTTGCAGTTCGTTCAGCTTCTTTTTCACTTCGTTTAATTGCGTGTAAAGCTTATTGCTGTTATCGGTTTTGACATCAGCATTATCCTTCGTGAAGGTAAGCAGCTCGTTAAGCGCTTCTACCTTGGATTCCAATTGCGACAGCTCTTCTTTATAGCCGGTTTCCACTTTGGCAATCCGGTCATCGTATTGCTTTTGCATCTCGGCAATTTGTGCGGCTGTCTGGCGCTCCACATCGGCAGAAATCTGCTTCTGGACATGCTCGCTGTACAGCTTGGCACCGGTGAGGCCGGCAGCAATCAGAATAACCCATACACATACAAAGATTACAAAAGCACGCTGCTTCGTAGCCTTGCGCGATTTCGTTTCATAAGAAGCATTCGTTTCTAAAGCGGTATTGCTCATTGGCGTTCACCTCGTTTTCCGTTAATAAGGAAGTGAACGGACTGCAAAAATAGCATTTAAGCTAGTCTATCATGTTAGACGAACGAACGATGCCCAAGGTTAAGGCTGTCACTACATTGTAACAAAGATTGCTAGGGAAAGAGCCATTCATTTTGTGGGAATTGAAGGATAAGGTATAATAATAACAATTACGCTTAGTTCACGCTTTCGAAGCATGAATTATCACAATTGGCTTTAAAAATTGCAATTTGCGTGAAAATTCATTTTAGGAGGTAATCGAAACATGACCACAGCTGTAGAACAAGCCATGTTTGCCGGAGGATGCTTCTGGTGCATGGTATCCCCGTTTGAAGAAACACCGGGTATTTTATCCGTTGTATCGGGTTATTCCGGAGGCCATAAGGCAAATCCAACGTACGAAGAAGTGTGTTCCGAAACAACGGGACATGCGGAAGTTGTTCATATTACTTTTGATCCGTCGATTTATTCTTACGAGAAGCTGCTGGACGTGTTCTGGCATCAGATCGATCCGACCGACGCGGGCGGCCAATTCCATGACCGCGGGGAATCCTACCGGACGGCTATCTTCTATTATAATGAAGAACAGCGCCGGAAGGCGGAGGCTTCCAAGGAGGCTTTGGCAGCAAGCGGCAGATTCGACAAACCTATCGTCACAGCCATTGAGCCGGCGAAGGAGTTCTACCCGGCGGAGGATTATCACCAAGGTTATCATCGGACGAACCCGTTACGTTATAAAATGTACCGCAAAGGTTCCGGCCGCGATGCTTTCATCAATACGCATTGGACGGTTAGGAAGGAAGAGGGCGAGCTTCGCACCCGCCTTACTCCGATCCAGTATGAAGTTACGCAGAACAATGCGACGGAGCGTCCTTTTACGGGCGAATTTTGGGATCACAAGGATGAGGGTCTGTATGTTGACATCGTCTCGGGAGAACCGCTTTTTACATCCCGCGAGAAATACGATTCCGGATGCGGCTGGCCAAGCTTTACGAAGCCGGTGAAGGAAGCATCCATAACGGAAGTGCTCGACACCAGCCATTTCATGGTTCGTACCGAGGTGCGCAGTAAAGAAGGCGATTCCCATCTGGGTCACGTATTCGATGATGGTCCGGGACCAAACGGACTCCGTTACTGCATTAACTCCGCTTCGCTCCGATTTATCCCGGCAGCGGATTTGGAGAAGGAAGGGTACGGCGAGTACGTCAACTATTTCAAATAAGCGATTGGGGGAGAAACGATGCATATTGAAGAAGCGATCCGAACGAGACGTTCCATAGGGCGCGTCAAGCAAGATCCGGTTGATCGTAATCTAATTGAGAAGGTGCTGGACTCGGCAACCTGGGCGCCAAGCCACCATAACACGCAGCCTTGGAGATTCATCGTAATGACCGGTGACGGTCGTGCTAAGCTTGGCGAAGGTTATGCGCGTGTAGCGCTTGCAACACTTGGGGCAGGGGAAAGCCCCGAGTTGGAAGAGCGTCTTCGGAAGGAGCGCGTCAAAGCATACCGCTCGCCAGTGGTTATTGCGGTGGTCTGCTCGCCGTCCGCTGATCCGCGGGCAACGCTGGTGGAGGAAGTTGCAGCTTCGCATACGGCGGTGCAGAATTTGCTGCTTGCCGCACACGCGAACGGGCTAGGAGCGATTTGGCGTTCCGGCGACCCGATGTACCATCCGCTTATGAATGATACGTTTGGTCTAGCTGGGAACGAGCAGATCGTAGCGCTGGTTTATATGGGTTATCCGGATATGAATCCGCCGGAACCAAAGCGCACGCCGGCATCGGAAAAAACAATCTGGCTCGAATCTTAATCTTAAGCATAACAAGGCGCCCGCGAGGGCGCTTTTTTGTTGTCCAATCGGGGAAAATAAACCCGGACAGGATGGAACCGTTTTTTTAGCAGTGAAACCTTTATTTATGATTAATTTAGTGTTAAAATATTTAGAGTTAATGAAATTGCTTTATATATGATGCTGACTGACCTGAAAGGAGTGAGGAAATGGCAAATGCCAGCGAAGAGTTGATTAATCTTATCGGCCAATTTCGTTTGTTTCTGAAAAATGTCACGACCGAGTGGAGCAAGAAGACGATGGCCGGCATGAACACGACGCAGTTCAAGCTGTTATACACGCTTCATTCATCCGGTCCTCTGAAGGTATCGGAGCTTGCCGATTTACTCGGATTAACGTCCGGCGCCATCACGGGTATTGCCGACAAGATGCTGGCGGAAGGTTTAATCAGCCGCGAACGAACAACCGACGACCGGAGAGTGGTTATTATCGCTTTGACTTCGGAAGGCGATAAGCTCGTTAACCAGGTGATGGAATGTCACGAAGAGATATTTTCTTCTTTTTTCAACGGCCTTCCGGAAGAAGATATTCAGCATTTGAGAAGAATTTTCTCGAAGCTGACCGCCAATATGGATGAAGGCAAGCTGGAAAAATAATCTTGCATGGACGGATTGACTGATTCATAAAAAAGATATATAGTAGTAAATGCTTTGTTAATAATTTATTTAGTATTAAAATATTAAATGCTAATGAATTATCGGTTCAAGCAATCGGCGGGAAAGGGGAGAGGCAATGACGAATGCCAATGAAGAGCTGATTGGTTTCATGGGACAATTCAAGACGTTCCTGAAAAACGTAAACAACGAATGGAGCCGGAAAACAATGACGGGCATGAACTATACCCAGTTCAAGCTGTTGTTTACCCTCCATACATCGGACTCCCTCAAGGTTTCGGAGCTTGCCGAAATTCTCGGACTGACCTCCGGTGCTATTACGGGTATCGCCGATAAGCTGGTGGCTGAAGGCCTTATCAGCCGCGAGAGGGCAAATGACGACCGCAGGGTCGTATATATTGAATTAACGGCTAAAGGCAAGGACATGGTTGACGACATTCTCGAGTCGCAGAAAGAGACGTTTTCCTCCTTTTTCAATGTATTGCCGGAAGAAGATATTCAGCATCTGAGGAGAATTTTTGCCCAGCTGCTCGCGAATATGGATAACAAATAGCATTTCAGCTTGAATCACACAAACATAGAAAGAAAAAGGAGAGAAAGACCATATGAGTAATGCTGTAGCGGCATTAAAAAGAGGCCCGATCGTCGCGTCGGTGCTTATCGCAGCCTTCGTAGCGCTTTTGAGCCAGACGCTCCTTAACGTTGCGCTTCCGAGTATCATGACTGACCTGAAGGTCAGCGCGAATACGGTACAATGGCTGTCCACCGGTTATTTGCTAGTCAATGGCGTCCTTATTCCAATTAGTGCTTATTTGATCAGCCGGTTTTCTACTAGGTCATTGTTTGTCGTAGCAACAAGTTTATTTACGGTAGGTACCATCGTCAGCGCCTTGGCGCCGAGCTTTGAAACCCTGCTTACTGGCCGGATTATTCAGGCAGCGGGCGCAGGTATTCTGATGCCGCTGATGTCGATCATCTTCCTGACGATTTTCCCGATCGAACAACGCGGTAAGGCAATGGGTATGATGGGGATCGCGATGATTTTCGCACCAGCTGTTGGCCCAACGCTGTCGGGTTGGGTTGTTGAGCATTATGACTGGCGCGTTCTGTTCTACATCGTATTGCCACTGTCGCTGTTCGGCTTGATTTATGGCGCTATTTCGATGAAGAACGTAACGCAAACAGCGAAATCCAAGCTGGATATTTTCGCCGTTATTTTGTCCACTTTGGGCTTTGGCGGCCTGCTGTACGGCTTTAGTGACGCGGGTACGGACGGCTGGAACAACGTAACTGTGTACACAAGCTTGATCGTTGGCGTTATTTCCTTGATTGGCTTTGTATGGTATCAGCTTGTCGTTAAGAAGCCGATCCTTGAAATGCGCGTTTTCAAGTTCGGCATGTATTCCCTGACTACTGTCATTAACGTCATCATCACCATGGCCATGTTCTCGGGTATGATCTTGCTTCCGATTTATCTGCAAAGCATTATGGGCTTTACGCCGCTTAAATCCGGTTTGCTCCTGCTGCCGGGTGCAATCCTGATGGGGATTATGTCGCCAATCACCGGTATGATCTTCGATAAAGTCGGAGCTCGCTGGCTGGCGGTTACCGGTCTTGTAATTACCGTCTACTCGTCTTACGAATTCAGTCAGCTGACGGATCATACGACTTACGGTTACCTGATTACAATGTACACCTTGCGTATGTTCGGTATGTCCATGCTGATGATGCCGATCCAAACGGCAGGCATGAACCAGCTGCCGCAGCGTTTGAACGCTCACGGCTCGGCGATGTCGCAAACGCTGCGTAACGTAGCGGGCGCTTTGGGTACAGCGTTCCTCGTTACGCTGATGACGAACAAAGCGGCTTCGGAAACGAAGCATATGGTCGCAACGCAAGGCATTGATCCTAACGATAAAGCGGCAATGGCTCATGTCATTCAAGAAGCGACGATTACGGGTATCAACCACTCGTTCGTAGTAGCAACTTGGTTCGCTGTTGCGGCACTCGTACTGGCCTTCTTCATCCGCAAGGTAAAACCGCATGAAGAACCGGCTACCGTAGTAAACGCATCTTCCGAAGGTCAAGCGAAAGCTCAGCTTGCCGCGACCCAATCGAAATAAGGTTTGGTTAAAACGCAAGCTGCGCATTCAAATGTTCTTCCGATCGCCATTGCTCATGGATTCCTTTGATTGAAATAGTTTAATGATGGGATCCCTGAGCAAAAGCGAACACTAAAAGCTTTCTGTAAGAAAGCTACTTCGTAAGCATATGCTACGTTTCTACAGAATCATTTGAAATGCTACGCTTGAGTTTAACCAATAGGTAAATAAAAAACGGCCGTGCAGATTCGTTTCTGCACGGCCGTTTTTGTTTTTATATGATGCGCGGAAGCCTTAACGATACGCCGCATCGTTAAGGGATACCTAGGGAGACTTTGGGCGGATTAGGCAGTTTGCGCCTTTTACCTAACTCCCCTTATTTTACAGGCTTATAAACATGAAAGTTGTGCTCCAGCACCTGCCAGAAGGCTGGGAACGGAACATCAAGCACCCATGTGCTCACCCCTCGAAGATGATAACATTTCACCAGATCAAGCTTCGCCTGCACGCTCCTCGCATCCTCGAACCAGACCTGGTGGCCGCGCCCGTACTCATCCCTGTAACCGTAGTACGGCGATTCCGCGAATGGATCGTAGTGAATCACCGCGCCGTACCTGGCTGCTCTCCGCACCGCATTGCCCGAACTGATAGACATCGCCCAATCCTGTCCGGGGGTATAAGGGAGTGTCCAGTCGTAGCCGTAAAGCGGCATCCCGAGCATAATCTTGCTGGAAGGTATCAGCGCTATCGCATAGTTCAACACTTTGGCCACCTCATTCCTTGGAGCAACCGCCATCGGTGGTCCGCCCGCCCATCCCCATTCATATGTCATGAGGATAACAAAATCCAGAATCCGGCCTTGCTCAGCGTAATCCTGCCCTTCGAAGAGCTGTCCGTCCTGACCAGGGGAACTAACCGGCGGCAAGGTGGAGGAGACAAGGCATCCGATGGCATGCAGAGAGCCGGTTAGCCGCTCCAGGAATTGATGATAAAGCTTGCGGTCGGCAGCCGGAATAAAAGCAAAATCTATATTAAGAGCCCAATACTTATTCATCCTCATGACGTATATGATCCCTTGGATCAGACGTTCCTTCACGGCTTCGTTCGTTAAAATGAAATGGACCAGGCTTGGGCTGAACGTATAGCCGTCAAAATTCGTAATAACCATCATTGGTGCCGCCCGACCGCGGTAGGCTTCCTGAATGGCTGGCAAATCATTTAAGGCGCTAAGCGAACCGTCCGGCCTAACTTGATAACTGAAGGGGCTAAGGAAGGTCAGATGTTTGGCTGCAGCGGCCGCGCTAGCGGTGATGCCCGCATCCGAGACGACGGGCTCGGCATAGCCATTCGCTTCAATAGTCATCTTGCGCGGATTCGGAATGCGAAGACGCATGCCGGGAAGAATAAGGGCGGGATTGGTGATATGGTTAACCCTGGCTAGCTCCTGAAGGGTGACGCCGTATTTTTGCGAGATCGTCCATAAAGTTTCTCCCGGAATGACCTGATGGCTGTCAGCCTCAACGGGGATAATGAGCGATTGTCCGGCGACGAGAGGTTCGGTTGCCTGCATGCCATTGGCGGCAAGGATAGCTTCCGGGGACAGGCTGTACAGCTGCGCCAGACTCTGTACGGTGTCCCGCCCTTTGACGGTATAGATCAACATCGCCTCTCGCCTCCTTTAATGATTCGGATTCTTCTCCTACTATTCTATTCGGCAACTCCCCCAACTTAAAACCATGCCAAATAAATTGATAACGGCAGGAAAAGGAAAGGGAAATAGTTGCAATTTAAGACAAAAACGAACTTTATTTGAACTCTTTTATTTTAATGTTCGTATTTTATACGCTTTTCATTGACAGACATAGGGGGATTGGATAAACTGAAATAGGTTAAGGCGGAACATTCGTCGAATGCTCCCTAAATATGATGAAAGATCTCGTATATCCTCGGGAAAAAGGCCCGAAAGTTTCTACCCGAAAACCTTTATTTTCGGACTACGAGTTGATGGAACAAATATACAGGTTGCCCCTTCAACAGGGCAGCCTTATGCTGTCTTTGCATTGCGAAATTCTTGTGATTGAAGTAAAGACAATTGTTGCCATCTGCTCGGGTCCCGGCAGCATCCATAGAAAGTATGGTTGCGGCGCGGGATTTTTGCGTTTCGCGAGATATACACATTTTATAGATGAAGGAAGGTTTGAACGCATGTCTGCGAAAGTAGGCGTCATCATGGGCAGCAAGTCGGATTGGGATACAATGAAACTTGCCTGCGACGTGTTAGAAGAGCTGCAAATTCCTTACGAGAAAAAGGTTGTTTCCGCTCACCGGACACCGGATTTAATGTTCGAATATGCGGAGACGGCTGCAGAACGCGGCCTTAAAGTAATCATCGCGGGTGCCGGCGGTGCCGCGCATTTGCCGGGCATGGTTGCTGCGAAGACGATTCTGCCGGTAATCGGCGTGCCAGTCAAATCCTCGAATCTGAGCGGCCTTGATTCGCTCCTGTCGATCGTGCAAATGCCGGGCGGCATTCCGGTTGCGACAGTAGCAATCGGCAATGCCGGCGGTACAAACGCCGGACTGTTAGCCGCTCAAATGCTCGGTGCTTTTGATCCTGAAGTACAAGCCCGGGTGGAAGCGCGGCGCGAGCGGATCAAGCAGGAAGTGCTGGAAAGCAGTGAGACATTATGATGATGGAAGATAACAAACGGACGCTTCTGCCGGGAAGCACCATTGGTGTTCTGGGCGGCGGACAGCTTGGCCGGATGATGGCGCTCGCAGGCAGCGCGATGGGGTACCGCTTTGTAGCGCTTGACCCGACAGCCGATGCGCCTTGCGGACAAGTAGCGGACCAGATCGTCGCTGCATACAACGACCGTGAAGCAGCCCGCGAACTGGCGCGAAGGGCGGACGTCATCACGTACGAGTTCGAGAATGTCGATGCCGATGTGGCGGCGATGCTTATGTCGGAATCGTACGTGCCGCAGGGCAGCGAGCTGCTCTATACGACGCAGCACCGGCTTCGCGAGAAGCGTGCGATTGAAGCGGCGGGCGTACGGGTTGCCCCGTACAGCGAAATCCGGAGCAGCGAAGAGCTTCGTGCCGCAGCTGAAAAGTTTGGACTTCCATGCGTGCTGAAGACGGCAATGGGCGGTTATGACGGCAAAGGACAATGGGTGATTCGGAGCTTTGACGAAATTGAAGAAGCGTACGAGACATTAAGCCGTGCCGGCGTAGAGCTAGTGCTGGAGCAATTCATTAAGTTTGACAAGGAATTATCCGTTATTGCGGCAAGAAGTCCTCAAGGCGAGATAAAAGCGTTCCCCGCTGCGGAAAATATTCATGTCGAGAATATTTTGCATCTGTCGATCGTTCCGGCCCGCATTGCGGAGAGCGTTCAGCAGGAAGCGGAGAAGCTGGCGATCAAGATCGCGGAAGGGCTTGGCGTAGTTGGCCTGATAGCCGTAGAGCTGTTCCTGACGGCCGACGGCGAGCTGTTCGTTAACGAGCTGGCGCCTCGCCCGCATAACAGCGGTCATTATACGATGGAAGCTTGCCGGACCTCGCAGTTCGAACAGCATGTGCGCGCGGTATGCAATCTGCCTCTGGGCGATACGGGGCTGCTTACGCCGGTTGTTATGGTGAACGTCCTTGGTCAGCATGTAGAGCCGCTGCTTGCGCGGATGGCGAAGCATGATGAAGCGGCGGCAAGATTAAACGTTGCGCCAAAGCTTCATCTGTACGGCAAGAAGGACGCTGTATTCAAACGGAAAATGGGCCATGTAAACGTGCTTGCCGGCGATGTGCAGCAGGCGCTTGATTGGATAGAAGAGACAACTATTTGGAAGGTGTGAACGGTACATGTTAGAGCGTTACAGCAGACCGGAAATGAGAGCAATTTGGACGGAGCAGAACAAATTCCAAGCATGGCTTGAGGTTGAGCTTTGCTCCTGCGAGGCTTGGGTTGAACTTGGCGTTATTCCGGCAGAAGACGTAGAAGCGCTTCGCAAAGCGGCTACTTTTAATATCGACCGCATTTACGAAATCGAGCAAGAAACCCGCCATGACGTAATCGCGTTCACGCGCGCGGTATCCGAGACGGTTGGTCCGGAGCGCAAATGGGTTCATTACGGCCTGACTTCGACTGACGTTGTAGATACGGCGAACGGCTACTTGCTTCTTCAAGCAAACGCGATTCTCAAAAAAGACATCGAGCGTTTCATCTCGATCCTTCGCGAGAAAGCGATCCAATACAAAGATACGCCTATGATGGGCCGTACGCATGGCGTGCATGCCGAGCCAACAACGTTTGGCCTGAAAATGGCGCTGTGGCATGAAGAAATGAAACGCAACCTCGAGCGTTTCGAGCATGCGGCAAACGGCGTTCAATTCGGTAAAATTTCCGGCGCTGTCGGTACTTACGCGAACATTGATCCGTTCGTTGAAGAGTTTGTATGCAAAAAGCTTGGCATCAGCCCGGCTCCAATCTCGACGCAAACGTTGCAGCGTGACCGTCACGCTGAATATATGGCGACGCTTGCGCTTGTTGCAACGTCGCTTGATAAATTCGCTACGGAAATCCGCGCTTTGCAGAAGAGCGAATTCCGTGAAGTGGAAGAAGCTTTCGCGAAAGGCCAAAAAGGCTCGTCCGCAATGCCGCACAAACGCAACCCGATCGGCTGCGAGAACATCTCCGGTCTGTCCCGCGTAATCCGCGGCCACATGCTGACAGCTTACGAGAATGTACCGCTGTGGCATGAGCGCGACATCAGCCATTCGTCGGCAGAACGCGTTATTCTGCCGGATGCAACGATGCTTCTGAATTACATGCTGAACCGTCTGGGCAACATCATTCAGAACCTGACCGTGTTCCCTGAAAATATGAAGAAAAACATGCAGCGCACGTTTGGCGTTCCGTTCTCCGGCCGCGTGATGACAAAGCTGATCGACAAAGGCCTCAGCCGCGAGCAAGCATACGACACGGTTCAGCCGCGCGCGATGCAAGCGTGGGAAGAGCAGCGCCAATTCCGCGACATTATCGAATCGACGCCGGAAATTACAAGCCTTCTGTCGGCAGAAGAAATCGACGATGCCTTCAACCCGGCTTGGCACTTGAAGCATGTGAATACCATCTTTACGCGTCTTGGCTTGAACTAAAGGGCAAAGGGGATTCGAGGAAGAATGACTGCACAATCGCAAGCTTTATCCACGGCGGCGGACTACATCAAAGCTCCGCTGCTGTATAAAGGCAAGGTTCGTGAGCTTTACGATCTTGGTGAGCATTATCTGATCGTCGTGACAGACCGCATCTCGGCATTCGACTATGTACTGGATCCGGCTGTCCCGCAAAAAGGCAACGTGCTGAACCGCCTGTCGGCTTTCTGGTTCGAGCAAACAGCCGATATTCAGACGAACCATGTCGTACACACGGACGTCGAAAAGCTAGGGGATATCGTTACGGCGCCCGAGCTTCTGAAGGACCGGATCATGGTGACGAAAAAAGCGGAGCGTATCGACATTGAATGCGTCGTTCGCGGCTATATCACCGGCGGCGGCTGGAGACAATACCAGCAAACGTCCGCGATCAACGGCATTCAGCTGCCGGAGGGTATGCGCAAGAACGAGCGCTTCCCACAGCCGATCTTTACGCCGGCAGCGAAAAACGACGTTGGCCACGACGAGGACATTCCGTTCGAGCGGATGCAGGAGATGGTTGGCGCCGAGCTTGCGGAAGAGCTTAAGGGCCGCAGCATCAAGCTGTACGAATTCGCTCACGAATATTGCGCGAAGCATGGCATTATCCTTGCCGACTGCAAATTCGAATTCGGACTGATCGACGGCAAAGTCATTCTGATCGACGAGATCTTTACCCCGGATTCCTCGCGTTTCTGGGGGGAGAAGAGCTACGCTTACGATATCGAAATCGACAGCATGGACAAAGAACCGGTCCGTACTTACCTTCTCGGTTCCGATTGGGATAGAGACAGCAAACCGGCTCCTCTCCCTGAATCCGTAGTAAACGAAACAACAAATCGTTACCTCGACATTTATAGCCGTCTTACCGGCCGTTCGCTCGGATAGATCGCAATTATATAGGTTTTTGAATTTATCTTTTATTTTTAGATTTCTTGTTCTTAGATGAATTTTCAAGGTTTGGCGTTGAGCACGGGAGTGCGCTAACGCCCCAGCTACGGCACACACGACTACCCGGGAGTGTGTTGGGGTTGAGCTGTAAAATGGTTGCGAGCGAGTAGGTGTTGGTGTCCGTCTGAGAGCCCTGGCGTTCGCCTTTGAAATCAGGAAAATTACCGCTAAGCGGTTCTAATCAAATTTTCCGGATTTCAACAGCGACGAAGAGGGACACCAACACCAAACGAGCGAACGCACCATTTTCACCGAATCCCACACAAGACCGGAAAAACCATTTTCAGGAGGCCCTACTAT
This region of Paenibacillus sp. JDR-2 genomic DNA includes:
- the purB gene encoding adenylosuccinate lyase; this translates as MLERYSRPEMRAIWTEQNKFQAWLEVELCSCEAWVELGVIPAEDVEALRKAATFNIDRIYEIEQETRHDVIAFTRAVSETVGPERKWVHYGLTSTDVVDTANGYLLLQANAILKKDIERFISILREKAIQYKDTPMMGRTHGVHAEPTTFGLKMALWHEEMKRNLERFEHAANGVQFGKISGAVGTYANIDPFVEEFVCKKLGISPAPISTQTLQRDRHAEYMATLALVATSLDKFATEIRALQKSEFREVEEAFAKGQKGSSAMPHKRNPIGCENISGLSRVIRGHMLTAYENVPLWHERDISHSSAERVILPDATMLLNYMLNRLGNIIQNLTVFPENMKKNMQRTFGVPFSGRVMTKLIDKGLSREQAYDTVQPRAMQAWEEQRQFRDIIESTPEITSLLSAEEIDDAFNPAWHLKHVNTIFTRLGLN
- the purK gene encoding 5-(carboxyamino)imidazole ribonucleotide synthase → MMMEDNKRTLLPGSTIGVLGGGQLGRMMALAGSAMGYRFVALDPTADAPCGQVADQIVAAYNDREAARELARRADVITYEFENVDADVAAMLMSESYVPQGSELLYTTQHRLREKRAIEAAGVRVAPYSEIRSSEELRAAAEKFGLPCVLKTAMGGYDGKGQWVIRSFDEIEEAYETLSRAGVELVLEQFIKFDKELSVIAARSPQGEIKAFPAAENIHVENILHLSIVPARIAESVQQEAEKLAIKIAEGLGVVGLIAVELFLTADGELFVNELAPRPHNSGHYTMEACRTSQFEQHVRAVCNLPLGDTGLLTPVVMVNVLGQHVEPLLARMAKHDEAAARLNVAPKLHLYGKKDAVFKRKMGHVNVLAGDVQQALDWIEETTIWKV
- a CDS encoding phosphoribosylaminoimidazolesuccinocarboxamide synthase — translated: MTAQSQALSTAADYIKAPLLYKGKVRELYDLGEHYLIVVTDRISAFDYVLDPAVPQKGNVLNRLSAFWFEQTADIQTNHVVHTDVEKLGDIVTAPELLKDRIMVTKKAERIDIECVVRGYITGGGWRQYQQTSAINGIQLPEGMRKNERFPQPIFTPAAKNDVGHDEDIPFERMQEMVGAELAEELKGRSIKLYEFAHEYCAKHGIILADCKFEFGLIDGKVILIDEIFTPDSSRFWGEKSYAYDIEIDSMDKEPVRTYLLGSDWDRDSKPAPLPESVVNETTNRYLDIYSRLTGRSLG